The Salinibacterium sp. M195 genome includes a window with the following:
- a CDS encoding ABC transporter ATP-binding protein, translated as MASVLSFTDVSVTRNGSTILDSISWSAEASDRWVILGPNGAGKTTLLQLAAAQIHPTSGEVVVLESTLGSADVFDVRPRIGFASTALARRVPNSERVIDVVLTAAYSVTGRWNEQYEKVDLRRARRVLAEWSLSHLEERRFGDLSDGEQKRVQIARSVMTDPELLLLDEPAASLDLGAREELVQLLSGYAKAESAPAIVMVTHHVEEIPQGFTHALIITEGTVHSAGKIDDVVTSENLSAAFGLELVITKDAGRYTARAA; from the coding sequence AGCGCAGAAGCATCCGATCGGTGGGTGATATTGGGCCCCAACGGTGCGGGCAAAACAACGTTGCTGCAATTAGCTGCCGCGCAGATTCATCCGACCTCAGGAGAGGTCGTCGTGCTTGAGAGCACTCTCGGTTCTGCTGACGTCTTCGACGTTCGACCCCGAATCGGTTTCGCGTCGACCGCTCTTGCGCGACGCGTTCCGAATAGCGAACGAGTGATCGATGTCGTTCTCACCGCGGCGTACTCAGTAACCGGCCGTTGGAACGAGCAGTACGAGAAGGTCGACCTACGTCGCGCGCGCCGAGTTCTGGCCGAGTGGAGCCTCTCGCACCTAGAAGAACGACGCTTCGGAGATTTGAGCGACGGAGAACAGAAGCGAGTTCAGATTGCCCGCTCCGTTATGACTGACCCGGAATTGTTGCTGCTGGATGAGCCGGCCGCAAGCCTTGACCTCGGCGCGCGCGAAGAACTCGTTCAGCTGCTGAGTGGTTATGCAAAGGCTGAAAGTGCCCCCGCAATTGTCATGGTGACGCATCACGTTGAAGAGATTCCGCAGGGATTCACCCACGCGCTGATAATCACCGAGGGAACAGTACACAGCGCCGGTAAGATTGACGATGTCGTTACGTCAGAGAACTTGAGTGCCGCTTTCGGGCTTGAGCTTGTCATTACGAAAGACGCCGGTCGTTACACGGCGCGAGCCGCCTAA
- a CDS encoding type B 50S ribosomal protein L31 translates to MKSETHPTYMPIVFRDLASGSTFLTRSTVTSEKTIEWEDGTTYPVIDVEISSESHPFYTGKQRIMDSAGRVEKFKNRYKGFGN, encoded by the coding sequence ATGAAGTCCGAGACCCACCCCACATACATGCCCATCGTCTTTCGCGACCTCGCGTCGGGCTCCACGTTCCTCACTCGCTCAACTGTGACGAGCGAGAAGACGATCGAGTGGGAAGACGGCACCACCTACCCGGTGATTGACGTCGAGATCTCCTCTGAATCGCACCCGTTCTACACGGGTAAGCAGCGCATCATGGACTCCGCCGGACGTGTCGAGAAGTTCAAGAACCGCTACAAGGGCTTCGGCAACTAG
- a CDS encoding exonuclease domain-containing protein — translation MNNSGNLATFDLETTGVDVETSRIVSACIAVVDASGTVVSRWDWLADPGVDIPAGASAIHGITTERARAEGRAAAVVVAEIAEKLTETCALGIPLVVYNAPYDLSLLDRECRRYSVDGFREPYVVIDPLVIDKAVDRYRRGKRTLEVTSGFYGVALDDAHDAGSDAIAAARVAQALLAKFADKLGTSYSELHDRQRTWYADQAASFQDYIRSSKGDQSFVANDEWPVRAVPPQ, via the coding sequence ATGAACAACTCCGGCAACCTAGCCACCTTCGATCTTGAGACAACTGGCGTCGACGTAGAGACGAGCCGAATAGTTTCGGCGTGCATCGCCGTTGTTGATGCCTCGGGCACCGTCGTCTCGCGCTGGGATTGGTTGGCAGACCCCGGCGTTGATATCCCCGCCGGCGCCTCCGCGATTCACGGCATAACCACTGAACGAGCTCGCGCTGAGGGCCGTGCGGCCGCGGTTGTAGTGGCGGAAATCGCAGAAAAACTCACAGAGACCTGCGCGCTGGGGATTCCCCTTGTCGTTTACAACGCCCCCTATGATCTTTCGCTTCTCGACCGGGAGTGCCGCCGCTACTCAGTTGATGGGTTTCGGGAACCATACGTCGTGATTGATCCCCTCGTCATTGATAAAGCGGTTGATCGCTACCGTCGCGGAAAGCGCACGCTCGAGGTTACTTCCGGCTTTTACGGCGTCGCTCTAGACGACGCGCACGATGCCGGATCAGACGCGATCGCCGCAGCCCGAGTAGCGCAGGCCTTGCTGGCCAAATTCGCCGACAAATTGGGCACGTCCTACTCGGAATTGCATGATCGCCAACGCACTTGGTACGCCGACCAGGCCGCGAGTTTTCAGGACTACATTCGCTCCTCGAAGGGCGACCAGAGTTTCGTTGCCAACGATGAATGGCCTGTGCGGGCGGTTCCTCCGCAGTAG
- a CDS encoding alpha/beta fold hydrolase, which translates to MRPASPYGALLDDNPATHSTIEILGSTTHYWEFGPENAETVLVLVHGFRGDHHGLNAVSAHIRGIRIISPDLPGFGMSTPLSGHSHDIEGYALWLTSFVDALELKGTAVLLGHSFGSIVVSAAISRGLATPRLILVNPIAAPALSGPNALLSKITLSFYRLARALPHALGAPMLSNWLVVRVMSLAMVKTRESELRRWVHQQHHAHFSSYANRDTLLEGFEASIGSDVSMFADMITVPTLLIGARNDPISPVPAQERLATIIPQATLHIFDDVGHLIHYERPREAAELIVSFLDAGTVAEPTP; encoded by the coding sequence ATGAGACCCGCATCGCCGTATGGAGCACTGCTCGACGACAACCCGGCGACCCACTCAACTATCGAGATACTCGGATCCACCACACATTACTGGGAATTTGGGCCAGAAAACGCAGAAACGGTTCTGGTTCTCGTCCACGGATTTCGGGGCGACCATCATGGCCTCAATGCGGTCAGCGCTCACATCCGGGGCATCCGAATTATTAGCCCTGATCTTCCTGGATTTGGGATGTCGACCCCATTGAGCGGTCATTCGCACGACATCGAGGGCTACGCGCTCTGGCTGACCTCATTCGTCGACGCTCTTGAGCTGAAAGGAACGGCAGTTCTCCTTGGCCATTCTTTCGGTTCGATAGTCGTTTCCGCGGCAATTTCGCGCGGTCTGGCTACGCCACGACTCATCCTGGTCAATCCCATTGCGGCGCCGGCGCTCTCAGGCCCCAACGCGCTGTTGAGCAAAATTACCCTGAGTTTCTACCGACTAGCGCGTGCGCTCCCTCACGCCCTGGGTGCGCCAATGCTGAGCAATTGGCTTGTCGTGCGCGTCATGAGCCTCGCGATGGTGAAAACGCGTGAATCCGAGCTCCGGCGCTGGGTCCATCAGCAACATCACGCGCACTTCAGTAGCTACGCAAACCGGGACACTCTCCTCGAAGGCTTCGAAGCATCCATCGGCTCTGATGTCAGCATGTTCGCGGACATGATCACGGTGCCCACTCTTCTTATCGGGGCGCGAAACGACCCAATAAGCCCAGTTCCGGCTCAGGAGCGCCTCGCCACGATCATTCCCCAGGCCACCCTGCACATTTTTGACGATGTTGGCCACCTCATCCACTATGAACGGCCGCGCGAGGCAGCTGAGCTGATTGTCTCTTTCCTTGACGCGGGAACAGTTGCGGAGCCCACCCCATGA
- a CDS encoding glycosyltransferase family 1 protein, with product MKIVFDCRYTRIGRHDGISRYGSRLVEELAKLHPVTMLISDKRQLELLPDLPWELVSSPTSAREPFVAFQVNKLNPDVVFTPMQTMGPFGRKYALVTTVHDLIYYRHPTPPRNLPWPVRAMWRIYHLTWAFQRALLNRADAHLTDSLTTRDLMLEHRLTKNEISVVLLGTDSPQEYSVRIAPTTRELVYMGSYMPYKNVELIARALNDLPGYTLHLMSRADDTVKAMLTALAPESSLIFHDGASDEVYAETLSRATALVSASRDEGFGLPQVEAMVLGTPVLLSDIPIFREISGPAGGFFSPDEAAELVREVRALEDPAVWQARSTAARARSAEFTWGGGAAALLHVLRETVAAREASRAE from the coding sequence ATGAAAATCGTTTTTGATTGCCGCTACACGCGCATCGGCCGACACGACGGCATCAGCCGCTACGGTTCTCGTCTGGTTGAAGAACTCGCGAAGCTCCACCCGGTAACCATGCTGATTTCGGACAAACGTCAGCTCGAGCTGTTGCCCGATCTTCCTTGGGAACTAGTCAGCTCACCAACCAGCGCACGTGAGCCATTCGTCGCTTTCCAAGTAAACAAGCTGAACCCTGACGTCGTTTTTACGCCGATGCAAACGATGGGCCCGTTCGGACGCAAGTACGCGCTCGTGACTACCGTGCACGACTTGATCTATTACCGGCATCCCACACCACCCCGCAACCTTCCGTGGCCAGTGCGAGCAATGTGGAGGATTTACCACCTCACCTGGGCATTTCAACGAGCGCTGCTGAACCGAGCGGATGCCCACCTCACGGATTCGTTGACAACACGAGATCTCATGCTCGAGCACCGGCTCACCAAGAACGAGATTTCGGTGGTACTGCTCGGCACTGATAGCCCACAGGAGTATTCAGTTCGTATCGCTCCAACGACCCGAGAGCTTGTTTACATGGGCTCCTACATGCCCTACAAGAACGTCGAACTTATCGCTCGCGCACTGAACGATCTGCCCGGTTACACTCTTCACCTCATGAGTCGTGCTGACGACACAGTGAAGGCGATGCTAACCGCTTTGGCGCCGGAGTCCAGCCTAATTTTTCACGACGGAGCGAGTGACGAGGTTTATGCGGAAACTCTTTCTCGGGCAACAGCGCTGGTAAGCGCGTCACGCGACGAGGGATTTGGGCTTCCACAGGTGGAAGCGATGGTGCTTGGCACGCCGGTGCTCCTCAGCGATATTCCGATTTTTCGCGAGATCTCTGGGCCTGCAGGAGGATTTTTCAGTCCGGATGAGGCTGCAGAGCTCGTTCGCGAAGTGCGCGCGCTCGAAGACCCCGCAGTCTGGCAAGCGCGGTCAACGGCGGCACGCGCGCGATCCGCTGAGTTCACGTGGGGAGGCGGGGCAGCAGCGCTACTGCACGTTCTTCGGGAGACAGTTGCCGCCCGCGAGGCATCTCGAGCCGAGTGA